One window of Globicephala melas chromosome 2, mGloMel1.2, whole genome shotgun sequence genomic DNA carries:
- the FEM1B gene encoding protein fem-1 homolog B: protein MEGLAGYVYKAASEGKVLTLAALLLNRSESDIRYLLGYVSQQGGQRSTPLIIAARNGHAKVVRLLLEHYRVQTQQTGTVRFDGYVIDGATALWCAAGAGHFEVVKLLVSHGANVNHTTVTNSTPLRAACFDGRLDIVKYLVENNANISIANKYDNTCLMIAAYKGHTDVVRYLLEQRADPNAKAHCGATALHFAAEAGHIDIVKELIKWRAAIVVNGHGMTPLKVAAESCKADVVELLLSHADCDRRSRIEALELLGASFANDRENYDIMKTYHYLYLAMLERFQDGDNILEKEVLPPIHAYGNRTECRNPQELESIRQDRDALHMEGLIVRERILGADNIDVSHPIIYRGAVYADNMEFEQCIKLWLHALHLRQKGNRNTHKDLLRFAQVFSQMIHLNETVKAPDIECVLRCSVLEIEQSMNRVKNIPDADVHSAMDNYECNLYTFLYLVCISTKTQCSEEDQCKINKQIYNLIHLDPRTREGFTLLHLAVNSNTPVDDFHTNDVCSFPNALVTKLLLDCGAEVNAVDNEGNSALHIIVQYNRPISDFLTLHSIIISLVEAGAHTDMTNKQNKTPLDKSTTGVSEILLKTQMKMSLKCLAARAVRANDINYQDQIPRTLEEFVGFH from the exons ATGGAGGGCCTGGCTGGCTATGTATACAAGGCGGCCAGCGAGGGCAAGGTGCTGACTCTGGCCGCCTTGCTTCTCAACCGGTCTGAAAGCGACATCCGCTATCTGCTTGGCTATGTCAGCCAGCAGGGAGGGCAGCGCTCCACGCCCCTCATCATCGCAGCCCGCAATGGGCACGCCAAGGTGGTGCGCTTGCTGTTAGAACATTACCGGGTGCAGACTCAGCAGACTGGCACTGTCCGCTTCGACGG GTATGTCATTGATGGTGCCACCGCTCTTTGGTGTGCAGCAGGGGCAGGACATTTTGAAGTTGTTAAGCTTCTAGTCAGTCATGGAGCCAACGTGAACCACACCACAGTAACTAACTCAACCCCGCTACGGGCAGCATGCTTTGATGGCAGATTGGACATTGTAAAATACTTGGTTGAAAATAATGCCAACATCAGCATTGCCAACAAGTATGACAACACCTGCCTAATGATTGCAGCCTATAAAGGACACACTGATGTGGTCAGATACCTTTTAGAACAACGTGCTGATCCAAATGCTAAAGCACATTGTGGAGCCACAGCACTGCACTTTGCAGCTGAAGCTGGGCACATAGATATTGTGAAGGAGCTGATAAAATGGCGTGCTGCTATAGTAGTGAACGGCCATGGGATGACGCCATTAAAAGTAGCTGCTGAAAGCTGTAAAGCTGATGTTGTCGAACTGTTGCTCTCTCATGCTGATTGTGACCGAAGAAGTCGGATTGAAGCTTTGGAGCTCTTGGGTGCCTCCTTTGCAAATGACCGTGAGAACTATGACATCATGAAGACATACCACTATTTATATTTAGCTATGTTGGAGAGGTTTCAAGATGGTGATAACATTCTTGAGAAAGAGGTTCTCCCACCAATCCATGCCTATGGGAATAGAACTGAATGTAGAAATCCTCAGGAACTGGAATCCATTCGGCAAGACAGAGATGCTCTTCATATGGAAGGCCTTATAGTTCGGGAACGGATTTTAGGTGCCGACAACATTGATGTTTCCCATCCCATCATCTACAGGGGAGCCGTTTATGCAGATAACATGGAGTTCGAACAGTGTATCAAGTTGTGGCTTCATGCCCTGCACCTCAGACAGAAAGGTAACAGGAACACCCATAAGGATCTTCTTCGATTTGCCCAAGTTTTTTCACAGATGATACATTTGAATGAAACTGTGAAGGCCCCAGACATAGAATGTGTTTTGAGATGCAGTGTTTTGGAAATAGAACAAAGTATGAACAGAGTAAAAAATATTCCAGATGCTGACGTCCACAGTGCTATGGACAATTATGAATGTAATCtctatacttttctgtatttagtGTGCATTTCCACCAAAACGCAGTGCAGTGAAGAAGATCAGTGCAAAATTAACAAGCAGATCTACAACCTGATTCACCTTGATCCCAGAACTCGTGAAGGTTTCACCTTGCTGCATCTAGCTGTCAACTCGAATACCCCAGTTGATGATTTCCACACCAATGATGTCTGCAGCTTTCCAAACGCGCTTGTCACAAAGCTCCTGCTGGACTGTGGTGCTGAGGTGAATGCTGTGGACAATGAAGGGAACAGTGCCCTTCACATTATCGTTCAGTACAACAGGCCCATCAGTGATTTTTTGACCTTGCACTCTATCATCATTAGCCTAGTTGAAGCTGGCGCTCACACCGACATGACAAATAAACAGAATAAGACTCCGCTAGACAAAAGTACAACTGGGGTATCAGAAATACTACTTAAAACTCAAATGAAGATGAGTCTCAAGTGCCTGGCCGCCCGGGCAGTTCGGGCTAATGACATTAACTACCAAGACCAGATCCCCAGAACTCTTGAAGAGTTTGTTGGATTTCATTAA